From Anopheles arabiensis isolate DONGOLA chromosome 3, AaraD3, whole genome shotgun sequence, a single genomic window includes:
- the LOC120903300 gene encoding ATP synthase lipid-binding protein, mitochondrial-like: MYISTAARVSPIARKLAISGANVHIRPICSFMTIERQSPAGRNTTTSVGLLPSIRSFQTGTASRDIDSAAKFIGAGAATVGVAGSGAGIGTVFGSLIVGYARNPSLKQQLFSYAILGFALSEAMGLFCLMMAFLLLFAF, encoded by the exons ATGTATATCTCGACGGCTGCTCGCGTGAGTCCGATTGCACGGAAGTTG GCCATTAGTGGAGCCAATGTGCACATCCGGCCGATCTGTAGCTTCATGACAATCGAGAGACAGTCTCCAGCTGGCCGCAACACCACAACTTCCGTGGGTTTGTTGCCATCAATCCGTTCGTTCCAAACTGGCACAGCATCCCGGGACATTGATTCTGCGGCCAAGTTCATCGGGGCCGGCGCTGCCACGGTTGGTGTCGCTGGATCGG GTGCCGGGATTGGAACCGTGTTTGGATCGCTGATTGTCGGTTATGCGCGCAATCCATCCCTGAAGCAGCAGCTCTTCTCGTACGCCATTCTGGGATTTGCCCTGTCCGAAGCGATGGGGCTGTTCTGTCTCATGATGGCGTTTCTGTTACTGTTTGCATTTTGA